A window of Babesia microti strain RI chromosome III, complete genome contains these coding sequences:
- a CDS encoding hypothetical protein (overlaps_old_locusTagID:BBM_III04010), with the protein MSLVGCSLQEIITRKDAIVRLLESRSYRLLCFTYEVSESKERSSELNSALENYLEKLLFTAHQELALYRIQSDSEDTHKRKLQHLHTLATELDESYSRFEYAKANLPNDRTAITVIFGPEDLQSKTQQTIQGLGNLNKALEGSQSKARELLERKNSLTHRLAKLAQVQQELVRRFTLVVNLVNQFASISTNCARNETAEKVLEECLFRIAVEFSWQDWTERIKKVTNSLEEVKPVTETKTPFFGSHDRDKFIYDTLTSQTASLKLMVGRTDSLLKLVDKLLS; encoded by the exons ATGTCCCTAGTGGGTTGTTCATTGCAGGAAATCATCACACGAAAGGATGCAATAGTCCGATTGCTAGAGTCACGATCATACAGACTGTTATGTTTCACTTATGAAGTATCAGAGTCAAAGGAAAGGTCTAGTGAGTTGAATAGTGCACTCgaaaattatttggagAAACTACTATTTACTGCACATCAAGAACTAGCTTTATATCGCATTCAATCCGATAGTGAGGATACACATAAGAGAAAATTACAACATTTACATACGCTGGCCACGGAATTAGACGAGAGTTATTCCAGGTTTGAATATGCTAAGGCCAATTTACCCAATGATAGGACAGCAATTACAGTGATATTTGGCCCTGAAGATTTACAATCAAAG ACTCAACAGACAATACAAGGATTGGGAAACCTTAATAAGGCTTTGGAAGGTTCCCAGAGTAAAGCAAGAGAACTCCTGGAAAGGAAGAACTCGCTGACCCATAGATTGGCCAAGTTGGCTCAAGTACAACAGGAACTTGTTCGACGATTTACActtgttgtaaatttggtCAACCAATTTGCGTCAATTTCCACAAACTGCGCCAGAAATGAAACTGCCGAAAAAGTATTGGAAGAGTGCCTGTTTAGGATAGCAGTAGAGTTTAGTTGGCAGGATTGGACAGAAAGAATTAAAAAGGTGACAAATTCACTAGAAGAAGTTAAGCCGGTTACTGAGACTAAAACTCCCTTTTTCGGGTCACATGATAGGGACAAGTTCATTTACGATACATTGACTAGTCAAACTGCATCACTCAAGCTAATGGTTGGACGTACTGATTCACTTTTAAAGTTAGTGGACAAATTGTTGAGTTAA
- a CDS encoding XRN 5-3 exonuclease N-terminus (overlaps_old_locusTagID:BBM_III04015), whose product MPLNVIFYLTIAFLSQNTQTFVINCNGHIYLQHLYGVPRLYGWIMDTVPFVTKTLASSKIGKNIDCLYLDLNGIYHPATHGNVPIQLDIGQSQRFKRIFTAISNIYSIIKPKKLLYLASDGVCPAAKINQQRTRRNRSSIGNIQDQINPERFANIQKQLETVLSSCGDNRTSTQPFTPNMISPGTEFIVTLENELRKWLFLKVSEGFFGNCDVVFSGSDVPGEGEHKIFQSIKSASRLSSMVYGLDADLMLLASLTQGNKCIILREKRGYTPHVAARRKPNPYYNSTTGLVHFHKRDFLTLQKRHFELVNLKAVAMHFYNRLVTKDKKKINYNGSEDDFVNSLTRDFVFLTFLAGNDFLPRVPAVDLADESFTPFILSYFKNFDQIGGFITNGDSYSISRFKKFLEFPSTFEQNWFRLRGLKLGIAEFTTNEYAKYYYKIKFGVDVTDQPEFIKGLVNDYLTGLHWNMFYYNRSYSCWNWSYKHHYAPLLTDMCKYKYKFNKQMFKNGKPVSQLTHLLSVCPPEDNYLLPEQLRDIDELNQYFPSDVEVDKDGYNNEWEYVVKMPFIDPQEVQNVVTNRLGDKPLKNPETERNRYGAPIHLKYNKPRK is encoded by the exons ATGCCTTtgaatgttattttttatttaactatcgcatttttatcgcaaaataCACAGACATTTGTGATTAATTGCAATGGACACATCTACTTACAACATTTATACGGTGTTCCGCGATTGTATGGATGGATTATGGACACAGTGCCCTTTGTAACCAAAACATTGGCTTCTTCCAAAATAGGAAA GAATATAGACTGTTTATATTTGGATTTGAATGGAATCTATCACCCTGCTACCCACGGAAACGTACCCATACAATTAGACATTGGTCAATCA CAAAGGTTCAAGCGTATATTCACCGCTAtctcaaatatttattcaatcaTAAAAccaaaaaaattgctatATTTAGCCTCCGACGGCGTTTGCCCTGCTGccaaaattaatcaacaaaGAACGAGGCGCAATAGATCAAGTATTGGTAATATACAGGATCAAATTAATCCTGAGCGATTTGCCAATATACAGAAGCAACTAGAGACAGTGCTAAGTTCATGTGGAGATAATAGAACCTCCACGCAACCATTTACCCCTAACATGATATCACCCGGTACAGAATTTATTGTAACTCTGGAAAATGAACTTAG aAAATGGCTCTTTTTGAAGGTTTCGGAGGgattttttggaaattgTGATGTTGTGTTCTCGGGGTCTGATGTGCCTGGTGAAGGGGaacataaaatatttcaatcCATCAAG AGTGCCAGCCGGCTTTCATCTATGGTATACGGTCTAGATGCCGATTTAATGCTATTAGCATCATTGACACAAGGAAACAAGTGCATAATACTCCGGGAAAAGAGGGGATACACTCCTCATGTAGCTGCCAGAAGAAAACCTAACCCCTATTACAATAGCACGACTGGACTGGTTCACTTTCACAAGCGCGATTTTTTAACTCTACAAAAGAGACACTTTGAGTTGGTGAATTTAAAGGCCGTTGCTATGCACTTTTACAATCGCTTAGTTACAAAGGataaaaaaaaaattaactataATGGAAGTGAAGACGATTTTGTCAACTCTCTCACTCGCGATTTTGTATTCTTAACCTTCTTAGCAG GCAATGATTTCTTGCCTAGGGTACCTGCGGTAGATCTTGCCGATGAAAGTTTCACTCCGTTCATATTGAGTTACTTCAAGAACTTTGATCAGATTGGTGGGTTTATTACAAACGGAGattcatattcaatttcaagATTTAAGAAGTTCCTGGAG TTTCCTAGTACATTTGAACAGAATTGGTTCAGATTGCGCGGTCTTAAGCTAGGGATAGCTGAGTTTACCACCAATGAATATGCAAAATACTACTATAAGATCAAATTTGGCGTTGATGTCACTGACCAACCTGAGTTCATTAAAGGACTGGTGAATGATTACCTAACTGGATTGCATTGGAACATGTTTTACTACAATAGATCATATTCGTGTTGGAATTG GTCTTACAAACATCACTACGCACCTCTACTTACAGATATGTGcaaatacaaatacaaattcaataagcaaatgtttaaaaat GGTAAACCCGTGTCTCAGCTTACACATTTACTGTCAGTTTGTCCCCCTGAAGATAATTACTTGTTACCAGAGCAATTAAGGGATATCGATGAGTTGAACCAATATTTCCCATCAGATGTGGAAGTTGATAAGGATGGTTACAA TAACGAGTGGGAATATGTGGTGAAAATGCCCTTCATCGATCCCCAAGAGGTGCAGAATGTTGTTACTAACAGGTTAGGCGATAAGCCACTTAAAAATCCAGAGACTGAACG CAATAGGTATGGGGCCCCTATACATTTAAAGTACAATAAACCGCggaaatga
- a CDS encoding 26S proteasome regulatory subunit T2 (overlaps_old_locusTagID:BBM_III04005), whose protein sequence is MGNTHGNFGQGRHDDKRKKKDLRRQPPGPPIGMNKHKCKNHKFSQQSKLPVVMPLARCRLRLQKLERIKDYLLLEEEYITNRDRLKPAAKKKQEARMKVDDLRGSPMGVGVLEEIIDDSHAIVSFSVGPEYYVSILSFVDKSELELGASVLLHNKTNSIVGILTDEVDPLVSVMKAEKAPLESYADIGGLEQQIEEIKESVELPLTNPELYEDIGIKPPKGVILYGPPGTGKTLLAKAVANETSATFLRVVGSELIQKYLGDGPKLVREMFRVAKENAPSIVFIDEIDAVGTKRYDATSGGEKEIQRTMLELLNQLDGFDSNGNVKVIMATNRIESLDPALIRPGRIDRKIQLPNPGVKTRRRIFQIHTRKMTMSSDVQLEEFVMAKDELSGADIKAICTEAGLIALSERRIKITQDDLRKGKEKALYKNKNKIMEWLYA, encoded by the exons ATGGGAAATACTCATGGCAATTTCGGCCAAG GCCGCCATGACGATAAAAGGAAGAAAAAGGACCTTCGTAGACAGCCACCTGGACCACCAATTGGAATGAACAAACACAAATGCAAAAACCATAAATTTTCACAGCAATCAAAGCTACCAGTAGTAATGCCTCTGGCCAGGTGTAGGCTACGGTTACAAAAGCTAGAGCGTATAAAGGATTATTTACTTCTAGAAGAGGAG TACATAACTAACCGAGATAGACTCAAGCCTGCCGCAAAAAAGAAACAG GAAGCTAGGATGAAGGTGGATGATTTAAGGGGATCACCCATGGGTGTGGGTGTACTGGAGGAGATAATCGACGACTCCCATGCCATAGTATCATTTTCTGTGGGTCCCGAATACTACGTTTCGATACTTTCATTTGTTGACAAATCTGAGTTAGAGTTAGGAGCATCAGTGTTGTTACATAATAAGACAAATTCTATTGTTGGCATATTGACAGACGAAGTGGATCCTTTGGTATCGGTTATGAAGGCAGAAAAGGCACCACTGGAATCATATGCTGATATTGGTGGATTAGAGCAGCAAATTGAGGAGATCAAGGAATCGGTTGAACTTCCACTGACAAACCCTGAATTGTATGAGGATATAGGGATTAAGCCACCGAAGGGAGTTATTCTTTATGGTCCTCCTGGTACTGGTAAAACACTACTGGCAAAAGCTGTTGCCAATGAAACATCGGCTACCTTCCTACGTGTCGTGGGTTCTGAATTgatccaaaaatatcttGGGGATGGGCCAAAATTGGTACGGGAAATGTTTAGAGTTGCGAAAGAAAATGCCCCCAGTATTGTATTTATAGATGAAATAGATGCGGTTGGTACTAAGAG aTATGACGCCACTAGTGGCGGTGAGAAGGAAATACAGCGCACTATGCTTGAACTATTAAACCAGCTGGACGGATTCGATTCAAACGGCAATGTCAAAGTTATTATGGCTACGAATCGTATTGAGTCTCTGGATCCAGCCTTAATTAGACCTGGAAGGATTGACAGGAAGATACAACTACCAAATCCTGGCGTTAAGACTCGCCGTAGGATTTTCCAG ATCCACACCCGGAAAATGACAATGTCTAGTGATGTACAACTGGAGGAATTTGTTATGGCTAAGGATGAGCTTAGTGGAGCTGATATTAAGGCAATTTGTACTGAAGCTGGATTAATTGCCTTGTCTGAGAGGAGGATTAAGATAACTCAGGACGATCTGAGGAAGGGAAAGGAGAAAGCTTTGTATAAGAATAAGAACAAAATTATGGAGTGGTTGTATGCGTGa
- a CDS encoding SNARE protein, putative (BET1) (overlaps_old_locusTagID:BBM_III04015): protein MDVDLEKSFDTAVENARRTIRKLMTLQLGHFDSDVYNNQQIEEELVSASTAVQNVSNVMANARVDSRISKPIVDKWQSILDELESKLRGAINRHTYKSAREAISSTNSYSNQTGSQSTLQATANAIQEAELAELGISIEGIKSLASAVNKEVYSQKDMLANLDEKLNVNSSFLDSLVDRMAGFLRTKDPSLLRLVFYLTCLSSFLIFVLLII, encoded by the exons ATGGATGTAGATCTCGAGAAATCGTTTGATACGGCTGTAGA AAATGCTAGACGCACTATACGAAAGCTCATGACATTGCAACTTGGTCACTTTGATTC AGACGTTTATAACAATCAACAAATTGAAGAAGAGTTAGTATCTGCATCTACAGCTGTGCAGAATGTATCAAATGTTATGGCTAATGCCCGTGTAGACTCTAGGATATCGAAGCCGATCGTGGACAAGTGGCAATCCATCCTCGACGAGTTGGAATCTAAGCTGAGGGGAGCAATTAATAGGCACACATATAAAAGTGCAAGGGAGGCTATTTCTTCTACCAATTCATACTCTAATCAG ACAGGATCCCAATCTACATTGCAAGCAACTGCAAATGCC atacaGGAGGCAGAATTGGCTGAACTTGGAATTTCAATTGAAGGAATAAAATCACTCGCGTCCGCGGTAAACAAGGAGGTCTATAGCCAAAAGGATATGTTGGCCAATTTGGATGAGAAATTGAATGTGAATAGTTCATTTTTAGATTCTTTGGTTGATCGCATGGCTGGGTTTTTACGTACCAAGGATCCATCGCTTCTAAGACTTGTATTCTATCTTACCTGTCTTAGCTCATTTCTAATATTCGTGTTGCTAATCATTTGA
- a CDS encoding NADPH-ferrihemoprotein reductase (overlaps_old_locusTagID:BBM_III03990): protein MTIGIVFGSDGGHARDCAIDIYHHIDASNDVKIISSPVDFEDYEILIFIVSTGGHGAFPRKFIPLWNKLSTTKKIKTFCIFGLGDSRYRNYNYAARKLQSRMESIGTELIPLCLGDDQDPLGFRAMFEPWKTQLFEALNIIPKLRFPCIFTITAVNDNKFDGQNDFIENLIQPITNCTLVRHDVIVDNFDRKVTELDIKLDSQFKLGDVLAVYYQVDKISIDKFINNFNLSDIVVDLVINDANYSEMGYERITSGKYKLSTLLKHYFDIKSIVSPWMMMLLSKYALLDLHRDKLHEFGTTQGLYLFNKYVEYERRSLIDVIIDFDSITLTLEQLINIIPPLSPRLYSIANSPGCILPPLPMSVSYQLMFNKARLFSTFTSNVIANYTLSNGPEIGLRGNKRIAQLCVALVENYTVSGRKVLGNCSNWLIHTLKTGDMFFANILPCCISNDIRNAIINKPCIFLSTGTGFSSCRPWLQYKLFNSPSEVVKNLVIVGFRRRRNDLLFSSEWYLYSRIAKIDIAYSREMSANGSHLYIQNLLPKHSEIIWKMLLKGSIILISGRSHPMPSQILDTLVNILIGFHFTVEQARLFVYNLESSDRIIFDTW from the coding sequence atgacaattgGCATAGTGTTTGGTTCGGACGGAGGCCATGCCAGGGATTGTGccattgatatatatcacCATATAGACGCTAGCAATGACGTTAAGATTATCTCATCTCCTGTTGACTTTGAAGACTAtgaaatattgatattcaTAGTCAGTACTGGTGGGCATGGGGCCTTCCCCAGAAAGTTCATCCCATTATGGAACAAATTAAGTACTACAAAAAAGATCAAGacattttgtatatttggATTGGGCGATAGTAGGTATAGGAACTATAACTATGCAGCCAGAAAATTACAATCGCGCATGGAATCTATTGGCACTGAATTAATACCTTTGTGTCTAGGAGATGACCAAGATCCATTGGGCTTCCGGGCAATGTTTGAACCATGGAAGACCCAGCTGTTTGAGGCGCTCAACATAATTCCAAAACTAAGATTCCCttgtatttttacaattacaGCTGtgaatgataataaatttgacgGGCAAAATGATTTCATTGAGAATTTAATACAACCTATAACCAATTGTACGTTAGTGAGGCATGATGTTATCGTTGACAATTTTGACAGAAAAGTTACAGAGTTAGACATCAAGCTAGACTCACAATTTAAACTTGGGGATGTCCTAGCAGTTTACTATCAAgtggataaaatttcaatcgATAAGTTTATTAACAACTTTAATCTATCTGATATTGTTGTTGACCTTGTAATTAACGATGCCAATTACAGTGAGATGGGTTATGAGCGAATAACTAGCGgtaaatacaaattatcaacacTTTTGAAACACTACTTTGACATTAAATCGATTGTTTCACCGTGGATGATGATGTTACTATCCAAGTACGCTTTGCTGGATTTACATCGCGATAAGTTGCATGAATTTGGCACTACACAAGGTTTATATTTGTTCAACAAATACGTAGAATATGAAAGAAGGTCTCTTAttgatgtaataattgaCTTTGATAGCATAACATTGACACTGGAACAACTTATTAACATAATCCCACCTTTGTCTCCAAGACTGTATTCCATTGCCAATAGCCCTGGTTGCATACTACCACCGCTGCCAATGTCAGTTTCCTATCAACTGATGTTTAACAAAGCAAGACTATTTTCAACTTTCACTAGCAATGTTATTGCCAACTATACTCTTAGTAATGGACCTGAAATTGGGTTACGTGGGAATAAACGAATTGCACAATTATGCGTAGCATTAgttgaaaattatacagTCAGTGGTAGAAAAGTACTGGGAAACTGCTCAAACTGGTTAATTCACACTTTAAAAACTGGTGACATGTTTTTTGCTAACATCTTACCGTGCTGCATATCTAATGATATCAGAAATGCCATAATTAACAAACCTTGCATATTTCTATCCACTGGCACTGGATTCTCAAGTTGTCGTCCGTGGCTGCAgtacaaattgttcaacTCTCCAAGTGAAGTGGTAAAAAATCTAGTAATTGTTGGTTTTAGACGAAGACGGaatgatttattattttctagCGAATGGTACCTGTACTCGAGGattgcaaaaattgacatCGCCTACTCCCGTGAAATGTCTGCCAACGGATCACATTTATACATACAAAACTTACTCCCTAAACACTCTgagataatttggaaaatgtTGCTTAAGGGGTCtatcattttaatttcTGGCAGATCCCATCCTATGCCTAGCCAGATATTGGATACATTGGTGAATATCCTGATAGGGTTTCACTTCACTGTTGAACAGGCCAGGCTGTTTGTCTATAATCTAGAATCCAGTGATCGCATAATATTTGATACATGGTGA
- a CDS encoding conserved Plasmodium protein, unknown function (overlaps_old_locusTagID:BBM_III04000), giving the protein MSSAVKRHVSIDNQTSSASESDGWSISHTSNVKIPRGLHCGPGGRKALVKWLEDNYRTSDSENPAVEACKVWQETQGFRDEVCKGFVGLLKLLGLPRNVTYKTLFSEYLSKQFLDKIERGVSQKVLLSLARRMIGMFQVRQVQPLFAAVLCRLEDIPQDIMIQIVDDTPWANDFYNNCDFTLQQKIWKYRPERFHEMVSPLLRKIALLLASETTALGRLFDHNRLQELSDVTISKLIQTPITMQLSQLAEIIGKPNAEAQIRYDLLIKSIRFEFLNCCKSDSTISSIYCGYYSSIRLIFFEYYQSLHPNENSKIYEPKSGFIGFILLILNLGPNNPKILNLLRNKIFLTTQINHSNNTSGRYRILDENDLFEVSMLFSSPHILLSLTRAFGQSLSNILDTTASGHTWLGFVLLGIASPRIGYAVRKLGNKLSRDCGGFYLGRIIEYITGGPTNVTELDSSTITLNSLQKFIVETVPILDVNKLAKVIKFIHEYFECEIYTISQLRDRYKTLLSGKIDQDCRSIVLMAISKEIFKILVGTQDTVYAMMSHLLLLRIISVGWLRKSTYLVDVLLSNYVNLIPNDLQTLVNSYLVSAITVSLESKLYQPNESIYCVLVDRLIDISQGNISTAMATATALKVLAKIPEISAKLNSLNTESIADIARRESLEEEWTKLITL; this is encoded by the exons ATGAGTTCAGCTGTGAAAAGGCATGTGTCGATAGACAATCAAACATCTTCCGCTAGTGAATCTGACGGCTGGTCCATTTCTCACACTTCCAATGTCAAGATTCCAAGGGGATTGCATTGTGGACCAGGTGGTAGGAAGGCACTGGTAAAATGGTTGGAGG ACAATTATCGCACAAGTGACAGTGAAAATCCTGCAGTAGAGGCGTGTAAAGTTTGGCAGGAAACGCAGGGCTTTAGGGATGAAGTTTGCAAGGGATTTGTTGGATTACTAAAATTACTCGGGTTACCACGTAATGTAACATATAAGACTCTATTCTCCGAATATTTGAGCAAGCAGTTCTTGGACAAGATTGAAAGGGGAGTCTCTCAAAAAGT GCTTCTGAGTTTGGCAAGGCGGATGATAGGCATGTTTCAAGTTAGGCAAGTACAACCCTTGTTTGCCGCGGTTCTATGCCGATTAGAGGATATTCCACAGGATATTATGATACAAATCGTAGATGATACTCCTTGGgcaaatgatttttataaC AACTGCGATTTCACTCTACAGCAAAAGATATGGAAATACCGTCCAGAACGTTTTCACGAAATGGTATCTCCCTTGCTTCGAAAAATAGCATTACTTCTCGCATCTGAAACTACAGCACTAGGTAGACTTTTTGATCACAATCGCTTGCAAGAGCTATCGGACGTCACAATATCTAAGCTTATTCAAACCCCCATTACCATGCAATTATCACAGCTTGCTGAGATAATTGGTAAACCAAATGCCGAGGCACAGATACGATATGACCTACTAATCAAGTCTATAAGGTTTGAATTTCTCAATTGCTGTAAATCTGATTCCACAATCTCATCAATTTACTGCGGTTACTACAGTTCCATTagattgatattttttgagtACTACCAGTCACTGCACCCTAATGAGAATTCAAAGATTTATGAACCAAAATCTGGATTCATTGGATtcatattgttaattttgaatttggGGCCAAATAACCCCAAAATACTCAATTTGCTGcgtaataaaatttttttaacaactcaaattaatcattcaaataatacaaGTGGACGCTATCGCATATTAgatgaaaatgatttgtttGAAGTGTCTATGCTTTTTTCAAGCCCTCATATTTTACTCTCGTTGACCAGGGCCTTTGGCCAATCCTTATCAAATATTCTTGATACTACTGCCAGCGGCCATACTTGGCTTGGTTTTGTATTGCTGGGAATTGCGTCTCCTCGTATAGGTTATGCGGTAAGGAAGTTAGGCAACAAATTATCGAGGGATTGTGGCGGGTTTTACCTGGGTCGAAtcattgaatatatcaCTGGGGGACCAACAAATGTAACAGAACTAGATTCAAGTACAATAACGCTGAATTCTCTgcaaaaatttattgtggAAACCGTGCCAATTTTGGATGTAAACAAATTAGCCAAAGTTATCAAGTTCATACACGAGTACTTTGAGTGTGAAATTTACACCATTTCCCAACTAAGAGATAGATACAAAACGCTACTAAGCGGGAAGATAGACCAAGATTGCCGATCAATCGTCCTAATGGCAATTTCTAAAgagatatttaaaattctGGTTGGCACGCAAGATACAGTTTATGCCATGATGTCACATTTG CTTCTCTTACGAATTATTTCAGTGGGTTGGCTCAGGAAATCAACTTATCTGGTGGATGTTTTGTTGAGCAATTATGTCAATCTGATACCAAATGACTTACAAACCTTGGTAAATTCATATCTAGTATCAGCAATAACTGTTTCACTAGAATCAAAGCTTTACCAACCCAATGAAAGTATTTATTGTGTACTTGTGGATCGTTTGATTGATATATCTCAGGGGAATATATCGACAGCCATGGCAACAGCAACTGCGCTGAAAGTGTTGGCAAAGATACCTGAAATAAGTGCCAAATTAAATAGCCTAAATACCGAATCCATCGCAGATATTGCTAGGCGTGAATCTTTGGAGGAAGAGTGgactaaattaataacattgTGA
- a CDS encoding hypothetical protein (overlaps_old_locusTagID:BBM_III03995): MIEANEDQSNSILETNCIASNFADKYGRCRQSCMQRHLHSFLTGKRLEGILKSTESAPAGDNIVDVVLATLTGQKLHNKSSAKLYPEDKVISQLGRENYAEFKTQMIRCEYNCAETYLNLFE, encoded by the coding sequence ATGATTGAGGCAAACGAAGACCAATCTAATAGTATATTGgaaacaaattgtattgcATCTAACTTTGCTGACAAATATGGTAGGTGCAGACAGTCGTGTATGCAACGCCACTTACATTCGTTTCTCACTGGTAAACGATTGGAAGGTATACTCAAATCAACTGAATCTGCACCAGCAGGAGATAATATTGTAGACGTCGTTTTAGCTACATTAACTGGACAAAAATTGCACAATAAATCTTCAGCAAAGCTTTACCCTGAGGATAAAGTTATATCGCAATTGGGGAGAGAGAATTACGCAGAATTTAAGACGCAAATGATCAGGTGTGAATATAATTGCGCAgaaacatatttaaatctatTCGAATAG